One Brassica oleracea var. oleracea cultivar TO1000 chromosome C7, BOL, whole genome shotgun sequence genomic window carries:
- the LOC106305991 gene encoding serine/threonine protein phosphatase 2A 55 kDa regulatory subunit B' delta isoform yields MFKQILGKLPKKPSSAKFWDNGESQAPDNNNHEVSSQRSSSNGDNLASLSVDVLPRLKDVSISEKQELFLKKLRLCCVVFDFAAEPQLNLKEKEIKRQTLLEVVDYVISSGNGKFPEPVIQEATRMVSANLFSNPHQQQWKSKTTPEAGDLEEQEEGSLNPSWPHLQIVYEFLLRIVASPNTDAKISKKYIDHTFVLKLLDLFDSEDFREREYLKTILHRIYGRFMVHRPFIRKTMNNILYDFILETGKHSGIAEFLEVLGSIINGFALPLKEEHKLFLTRVLVPLHKLKCLPNYHQQLSYCVIQFVEKDCKLADTVIKGLLKYWPVTNSSKEIMFLNELEEILEATQLAEFERCMVPLSRQIAQCLSSSHFQVAERALYLWNNDHVSNLVRHNNRIILPIVFPALEKNGSSHWNQAVKNLTENVLKVLSDTNPELFEECLRKFQEDQQNAEDNKKKNGENWRQLEEIVASMAK; encoded by the exons ATGTTTAAGCAAATACTTGGGAAGCTTCCTAAGAAACCTTCTTCTGCTAAGTTTTGGGATAATGGTGAGTCCCAAGCTCCAGACAACAACAACCATGAAGTTTCAAGCCAGAGATCATCATCAAATGGAGACAACCTTGCTTCTCTTTCCGTTGATGTCTTGCCAAGGTTGAAAGATGTTTCCATCTCCGAGAAGCAGGAGCTGTTTCTCAAGAAGCTTAGGTTATGCTGCGTAGTGTTTGACTTCGCCGCCGAGCCTCAGCTAAACCTGAAGGAGAAAGAGATCAAAAGGCAAACACTTCTCGAAGTTGTGGACTATGTCATCTCTTCAGGGAACGGCAAGTTCCCTGAACCAGTTATCCAAGAAGCTACGAGGATGGTCTCTGCTAATCTCTTTAGTAATCCACACCAGCAACAATGGAAGAGCAAAACCACTCCAGAAGCAGGAGACTTAGAAGAACAAGAAGAAGGATCCTTGAACCCTTCTTGGCCTCACTTGCAGATCGTTTACGAGTTCCTCCTAAGAATCGTTGCATCTCCCAACACAGACGCCAAGATATCCAAGAAGTACATCGACCACACATTCGTCCTCAAGCTCCTGGACTTGTTCGACTCCGAAGATTTTAGAGAAAGAGAGTATCTCAAAACAATACTCCACCGTATCTACGGGAGGTTCATGGTCCACCGTCCCTTCATCAGGAAGACCATGAACAACATCTTGTATGATTTCATACTGGAGACAGGGAAACACTCCGGAATCGCCGAGTTTCTCGAAGTGTTGGGATCAATCATCAACGGATTCGCTTTGCCTCTCAAGGAAGAACACAAGCTCTTCCTCACTAGAGTCTTGGTTCCTCTGCACAAGCTGAAATGCTTACCTAATTACCACCAGCAGCTTTCTTACTGCGTTATACAGTTCGTTGAGAAAGACTGTAAGCTCGCTGATACCGTCATTAAAGGGCTGTTGAAGTACTGGCCTGTTACGAATAGCTCCAAAGAGATTATGTTCTTGAATGAGTTGGAGGAGATTTTGGAAGCGACTCAGTTAGCAGAGTTTGAACGTTGTATGGTTCCTCTCTCTCGCCAGATTGCTCAGTGCTTGAGCAGCTCTCACTTTCAG GTAGCGGAACGGGCACTATACTTATGGAACAATGATCATGTTAGTAACTTGGTGAGACATAACAATAGAATCATTCTACCGATAGTGTTTCCTGCTCTGGAGAAGAACGGTAGTAGCCATTGGAATCAGGCTGTGAAGAACTTGACGGAGAATGTACTTAAGGTTTTGTCTGATACAAATCCGGAACTGTTTGAAGAGTGTTTGCGCAAGTTTCAAGAAGACCAGCAAAATGCAGAGGATAACAAGAAGAAGAATGGAGAAAACTGGAGACAGCTAGAGGAGATTGTTGCTTCAATGGCGAAGTAA
- the LOC106306167 gene encoding probable plastid-lipid-associated protein 4, chloroplastic isoform X1: MALTSCLKTGVVPMSPTTGLYLSGSLLKSDSGFAVPTKLQSIRKSDRERLRIQAVFSFPPAFLTRNGRAEKQKQLKQDLLEAIEPLERGATASPDDQLRIDQLARKVEAVNPTKEPLKSDLLNGKWELIYTTSASILQAKVRTCVLLLLLSYVFFFFFLACCVISLRFFKQFKQKPKFLRSVTNYQSINVDTLKVQNMETWPFFNSVTGDIRPLNSRKVAVQLKVFKILGLIPVNAPETARGELEITYVDEELRLSRGDKGNLFILKMFDPTYRIPL; encoded by the exons ATGGCTTTGACTTCGTGCCTAAAGACTGGAGTAGTTCCGATGTCTCCAACCACCGGGTTGTATCTTTCCGGCAGCCTCTTGAAGTCGGACAGTGGCTTCGCCGTTCCGACGAAGTTACAGAGCATTCGAAAAAGTGATAGAGAGAGGTTGAGAATCCAAGCCGTGTTCAGCTTTCCTCCTGCGTTCCTAACAAGAAACGGTCGAGCAGAGAAGCAGAAGCAGCTGAAGCAAGACCTTCTCGAAGCCATTGAGCCTCTCGAACGTGGCGCCACCGCCTCGCCTGATGACCAGCTTCGGATCGATCAG TTGGCGCGTAAAGTGGAAGCAGTGAATCCAACCAAGGAGCCTCTGAAGTCTGATTTGCTCAATGGGAAATGGGAGCTCATTTACACAACCTCTGCTTCTATTCTCCAGGCTAAGGTTAGAACTTGTGTTCTTCTTTTGTTGTTGTCTTATGTTTTTTTTTTCTTTTTCTTGGCTTGTTGTGTTATTTCTCTCCGTTTCTTTAAACAATTCAAACAGAAACCGAAGTTCTTGAGATCAGTAACAAACTACCAGTCTATCAATGTGGATACCCTCAAGGTTCAAAACATGGAGACTTGGCCTTTCTTCAACTCG GTAACTGGAGACATAAGACCCCTCAATTCAAGGAAGGTCGCTGTGCAGCTCAAAGTGTTTAAAATTCTCGGCCTT ATTCCTGTAAATGCACCTGAAACCGCACGTGGTGAACTAGAGATTACTTATGTGGACGAGGAACTACG GTTGTCAAGGGGTGACAAGGGCAACTTGTTTATATTGAAGATGTTTGATCCCACTTACCGAATCCCTCTCTGA
- the LOC106306166 gene encoding uncharacterized protein LOC106306166 has product MMGYISLQSWSRGASTSLHLLPPVGPYPKLYDAGAVKFDVRASSSRKSLKKQRRESQQGKDITTRTITEVDQEEEVIAQDTSTSKASINVVAAPRDKVLQACTVTSGLMAALGLVIRKASHVASTEGLPIPDCSADIPFGFETWHLGLIAGTVVLISSSRFLLLKSWPDFADSSEAANQQILTSLEPLDYLVVASLPGISEEMLFRGGLMPLFGTSWVSIVGVGLIFGLLHLGSGRKYSFAAWASVVGIVYGYAAVLSSSLVVPMASHALNNLVGGLLWRYSSSSKLKSLE; this is encoded by the exons ATGATGGGTTACATCTCTCTGCAATCTTGGAGCAGAGGAGCTTCAACTTCTCTTCATCTACTTCCTCCAG TTGGTCCGTACCCTAAGCTATATGATGCTGGAGCAGTCAAGTTTGATGTAAGGGCCTCTTCGAGTCGTAAATCGCTTAAGAAACAAAGAAGAGAGTCTCAACAAGGTAAAGACATAACCACACGAACTATTACAGAAGTAGATCAAGAAGAAGAAGTAATTGCTCAAGACACTTCAACTTCAAAGGCCTCTATCAATGTTGTTGCTGCTCCTCGAGACAAAGTGCTTCAAGCTTGTACTGTAACTTCCGGTTTAATGGCTGCACTAGGCCTTGTCATCAGGAAG GCTTCTCATGTTGCTTCGACTGAAGGGTTACCAATCCCTGACTGCTCTGCAGATATACCAT TTGGGTTCGAAACTTGGCATCTCGGGTTGATTGCTGGAACGGTTGTGTTGATATCATCAAGCAGGTTCTTGCTACTAAAGTCTTGGCCAGATTTTGCTGATTCAAGTGAAGCTGCAAACCAACAG ATCCTCACTTCGCTTGAACCATTAGACTACCTTGTTGTTGCTTCTTTACCTGGAATCAGTGAG GAGATGCTGTTTAGAGGTGGGTTGATGCCTTTGTTTGGAACCAGTTGGGTCAGCATTGTTGGAGTTGGACTCATCTTCGGTTTACTTCATCTTGGAAGCGGAAGAAAGTACTCCTTTGCGGCTTG GGCGTCGGTTGTGGGTATAGTCTACGGTTACGCAGCGGTTCTGTCGTCGAGTCTTGTCGTTCCGATGGCTTCTCATGCACTCAACAATTTGGTCGGAGGTTTGCTGTGGCGTTATAGTAGTAGTTCCAAGCTCAAGTCGTTGGAGTGA
- the LOC106303115 gene encoding uncharacterized protein LOC106303115, producing the protein MARVHLALFLLLFVAVVVSAVDKPSTITSGAPTTAPTNVAKAPGGNDNKDAAATPGAVAGSMGSDSSNANYPPPQPPSENDATVTVEFAYFVAAAMVGSFFFL; encoded by the coding sequence ATGGCGCGCGTTCACCTAGCTCTCTTCCTCCTCCTCTTTGTCGCTGTGGTTGTCTCAGCTGTTGATAAACCCTCGACGATCACCTCTGGAGCCCCCACAACAGCTCCGACCAATGTAGCTAAAGCTCCAGGAGGTAATGACAACAAGGATGCAGCTGCTACTCCCGGAGCAGTTGCTGGATCTATGGGAAGCGATTCTTCGAACGCAAACTATCCGCCACCTCAACCACCTTCCGAAAACGACGCTACCGTCACGGTTGAATTTGCTTATTTTGTAGCTGCTGCCATGGTTGGATCGTTCTTCTTTTTATGA
- the LOC106306551 gene encoding ultraviolet-B receptor UVR8-like codes for MDATSSGTPGLQYHNIPEQPASPPVKRQKRQCFGESTTPGEFPLAANPSIVLHVLTECRLDPRDLANLEATCSFFSQPANFAPDCSLSISELAALDMCNKRVIFKPMNEEEREEMKRRCGGSWKLVLRFLLAGEACCRREKSQAIAGPGHSIAVTSKGEVYTFGYNNSGQLGHGHTEEETRILPVRSLQGIRIIQAAAGAGRTMLISDSGNVYFCGKDSFGEAEYGGQGSKEVTTPQLVTSLKNIFVVQAAIGNFFTAVLSREGKVYTFSWGNDGRLGHQTEANDVEPRPLLGALENVPVVQIAAGYCYLLALACLPNGSMSVYSVGCGLGGKLGHGSKTDEKFPRLIEQFQVLNIQPRVVAAGAWHAVVVGQDGRVCTWGWGRYGCLGHGNEECESVPKVVEGLSHVKAVHVATGDYTTFVVSEDGDAYSFGCGESASLGHHIAADEQGNRNGNVLSPAVVTSLKQVKERMVQISLTNSIYWNAHTFALSESGKLFAFGAGDKGQLGAELGRDQTERCVPEKVNIDLS; via the exons ATGGATGCTACATCGAGTGGAACTCCAGGCTTACAGTACCATAACATACCGGAGCAACCTGCTTCTCCTCCTGTGAAGAGGCAAAAACGCCAATGCTTTGGAGAGTCAACTACTCCCGGAGAGTTTCCTTTAGCAGCTAACCCTTCCATTGTCCTTCACGTTCTCACTGAATGTAGATTGGATCCTCGTGACCTCGCCAATCTTGAG GCAACGTGTTCGTTCTTTAGCCAGCCAGCAAACTTTGCACCGGACTGTAGTTTATCTATATCCGAGCTCGCTGCTCTAGACATGTGTAATAAAAGGGTGATTTTCAAACCGATGAATGAAGAAGAACGCGAAGAAATGAAACGTAGATGCGGAGGGTCATGGAAACTTGTACTTAGGTTCTTGCTGGCTGGTGAAGCGTGTTGTAGAAGAGAGAAGTCTCAAGCTATTGCTGGTCCTGGTCACAGCATTGCCGTCACTTCAAAAGGAGAAGTTTATACTTTCGGTTATAATAACTCTGGACAGCTAGGACATGGTCATACCGAGGAAGAAACTCGCATTTTGCCCGTCAG ATCATTACAGGGGATCCGAATCATCCAAGCAGCAGCTGGTGCTGGCCGTACAATGCTAATAAGCGATAGTGGAAACGTCTACTTCTGTGGGAAAGACTCCTTCGGTGAAGCTGAATACGGAGGGCAAGGTTCTAAAGAGGTCACAACTCCTCAGCTTGTAACATCTTTAAAAAACATATTCGTTGTGCAAGCGGCTATTGGAAACTTCTTTACCGCTGTTCTCTCACGAGAAGGGAAGGTTTATACTTTCTCCTGGGGAAACGATGGTAGACTCGGACACCAAACCGAGGCTAATGATGTCGAGCCACGTCCTTTGTTAGGGGCGCTCGAGAATGTACCCGTTGTGCAGATTGCTGCTGGTTATTGCTACCTTCTTGCCTTAGCTTGTCTACCAAATGGCAGCAT GTCGGTTTATTCGGTTGGTTGTGGTTTGGGAGGCAAGCTTGGTCACGGGTCAAAAACCGATGAGAAGTTTCCTCGGCTTATCGAGCAGTTTCAGGTGTTGAACATTCAACCTAGAGTGGTTGCAGCGGGTGCGTGGCATGCGGTGGTGGTAGGTCAGGACGGAAGAGTGTGTACCTGGGGTTGGGGAAGGTACGGTTGCTTAGGACACGGTAACGAGGAGTGTGAATCAGTGCCTAAGGTCGTTGAAGGGCTAAGCCATGTCAAGGCGGTTCATGTCGCAACGGGAGACTACACTACTTTTGTTGTCTCGGAAGATGGAGATGCTTACTCGTTTGGTTGTGGCGAATCCGCTAGTCTCGGTCACCATATAGCCGCTGACGAACAG GGTAATAGAAATGGGAATGTGCTGAGTCCAGCGGTAGTAACATCGCTGAAGCAAGTGAAGGAGAGGATGGTTCAGATTAGTCTAACGAACTCTATATATTGGAACGCTCATACGTTTGCGCTCTCGGAGTCAGGGAAGCTATTCGCGTTTGGTGCGGGTGATAAGGGTCAGCTTGGAGCAGAGCTTGGTCGTGACCAGACAGAAAGGTGTGTACCCGAGAAAGTAAATATCGATCTCAGTTAG
- the LOC106304539 gene encoding protein terminal ear1 homolog, with amino-acid sequence MEDFRAFPFAGNLDPRAQEFVPAPLNPMSSRFHFPYTSLPPPLPPSPPSYGLSPSDPRMFTFFNIPPHPMMFPPAPHPPPPPPPRPWFNGFSAVQRLSPPSNSPTRSLSLIYVPRDVTESTVRRDLEVFGDVRGVQMERISEGAVTVHFYDLRDAKRAVREFCGKHMQHQERLGSSSGGGSVWRSPSSSARGFVSGRPVWAHFVVPDTNAVPGGCNQGTLVIFNLDPEVSSTALRQIFQVYGSIKELRETPYKKHQRFIEFYDVRDAVNAFDRMNGEEIYGKQVVIEFSRPGGLKNKFTPFRQQQLPFQPRPVLLTPPLKQSVILTNGKSKNVSPNNGVDVVEASMRSLCDIDDEAESETKSKNVGKLGRKKQMKRMELSQFLISEETMNDPSCRDPRTTLMIKNIPNKYSQKLLLNMLDNHCIHINEAITEEERDEHKAHPDQPISSYDFVYLPMDFNNKCNVGYGFVNMTSPEAAWRLYKAFHLQRWEIFNSHKICQITYARVQGLEDLKEHFKSSKFPCEAELYLPVVFSPPRDGKQLTEPVSININDCTGLNNIHHLEPFDGPDHSVG; translated from the exons ATGGAAGATTTTAGAGCTTTTCCCTTCGCCGGGAATCTAGACCCTCGAGCTCAAGAGTTCGTACCGGCACCACTAAACCCTATGTCTTCACGTTTCCACTTTCCGTACACTTCTCTGCCGCCGCCGCTTCCGCCATCACCTCCGTCGTACGGACTATCACCATCGGATCCAAGAATGTTCACGTTCTTTAATATCCCACCACATCCGATGATGTTTCCTCCTGCTCCTCATCCTCCACCACCACCACCACCTCGTCCGTGGTTTAACGGTTTTTCAGCTGTTCAACGGCTATCTCCGCCGTCGAACTCGCCGACGCGATCACTTTCTCTGATCTACGTACCGCGTGACGTCACCGAGTCTACGGTGAGACGTGATTTGGAGGTGTTCGGCGACGTGCGTGGCGTGCAGATGGAGAGAATCTCGGAAGGAGCCGTGACCGTCCATTTCTACGATCTTCGTGACGCGAAAAGAGCTGTTCGAGAGTTTTGCGGTAAACACATGCAACACCAAGAAAGGCTCGGTAGCAGCAGTGGAGGTGGAAGCGTTTGGAGATCACCTTCTTCATCGGCGCGTGGGTTTGTTTCTGGTAGACCTGTGTGGGCCCACTTTGTAGTTCCGGATACAAACGCCGTACCCGGTGGTTGTAACCAAGGAACGTTGGTGATATTTAACCTAGACCCTGAAGTCTCTTCTACTGCTCTCAGACAGATTTTCCAAGTTTACG GTTCGATCAAAGAGTTGAGAGAGACACCATACAAGAAACATCAAAGATTCATCGAGTTTTACGATGTAAGAGATGCAGTGAATGCGTTTGATCGAATGAATGGTGAAGAAATTTATGGGAAGCAAGTTGTGATCGAATTTAGCCGACCAGGTGGGCTTAAGAACAAGTTCACGCCATTTAGGCAACAGCAGTTACCGTTTCAGCCGCGACCAGTTTTATTGACTCCTCCTTTGAAGCAGTCTGTTATTCTGACCAATGGTAAAAGCAAGAATGTGAGCCCTAATAATGGAGTTGATGTTGTTGAAGCTTCTATGCGTTCGTTGTGTGACATCGATGATGAAGCAGAATCTGAAACAAAGAGCAAGAACGTGGGTAAGTTGGGGAGGAAAAAGCAGATGAAGAGGATGGAACTAAGTCAGTTTCTTATCAGTGAAGAAACAATGAATGATCCAAGTTGCAGAGATCCACGTACCACTTTGATGATAAAGAACATACCAAACAAGTACAG TCAAAAGCTGCTGTTGAATATGCTGGATAATCACTGCATTCACATCAACGAAGCTATCACCGAGGAGGAGAGGGACGAACACAAAGCTCATCCTGATCAGCCAATTTCTTCTTATGATTTCGTGTATCTCCCGATGGATTTCAA CAACAAGTGCAATGTTGGTTATGGGTTTGTGAACATGACATCTCCGGAGGCAGCTTGGAGGCTTTACAAGGCGTTTCATCTTCAGCGTTGGGAGATTTTTAATTCGCATAAGATTTGCCAAATCACATATGCGAGAGTTCAG GGTTTGGAGGATCTAAAGGAACACTTCAAGAGCTCAAAGTTTCCGTGCGAGGCCGAACTGTACCTTCCGGTGGTTTTTTCGCCTCCACGAGACGGGAAGCAGCTAACGGAACCTGTTTCTATCAACATCAACGACTGCACCGGGCTCAATAATATTCATCATCTCGAGCCTTTTGACGGTCCAGATCACTCTGTGGGTTGA
- the LOC106306167 gene encoding probable plastid-lipid-associated protein 4, chloroplastic isoform X2, whose translation MALTSCLKTGVVPMSPTTGLYLSGSLLKSDSGFAVPTKLQSIRKSDRERLRIQAVFSFPPAFLTRNGRAEKQKQLKQDLLEAIEPLERGATASPDDQLRIDQLARKVEAVNPTKEPLKSDLLNGKWELIYTTSASILQAKKPKFLRSVTNYQSINVDTLKVQNMETWPFFNSVTGDIRPLNSRKVAVQLKVFKILGLIPVNAPETARGELEITYVDEELRLSRGDKGNLFILKMFDPTYRIPL comes from the exons ATGGCTTTGACTTCGTGCCTAAAGACTGGAGTAGTTCCGATGTCTCCAACCACCGGGTTGTATCTTTCCGGCAGCCTCTTGAAGTCGGACAGTGGCTTCGCCGTTCCGACGAAGTTACAGAGCATTCGAAAAAGTGATAGAGAGAGGTTGAGAATCCAAGCCGTGTTCAGCTTTCCTCCTGCGTTCCTAACAAGAAACGGTCGAGCAGAGAAGCAGAAGCAGCTGAAGCAAGACCTTCTCGAAGCCATTGAGCCTCTCGAACGTGGCGCCACCGCCTCGCCTGATGACCAGCTTCGGATCGATCAG TTGGCGCGTAAAGTGGAAGCAGTGAATCCAACCAAGGAGCCTCTGAAGTCTGATTTGCTCAATGGGAAATGGGAGCTCATTTACACAACCTCTGCTTCTATTCTCCAGGCTAAG AAACCGAAGTTCTTGAGATCAGTAACAAACTACCAGTCTATCAATGTGGATACCCTCAAGGTTCAAAACATGGAGACTTGGCCTTTCTTCAACTCG GTAACTGGAGACATAAGACCCCTCAATTCAAGGAAGGTCGCTGTGCAGCTCAAAGTGTTTAAAATTCTCGGCCTT ATTCCTGTAAATGCACCTGAAACCGCACGTGGTGAACTAGAGATTACTTATGTGGACGAGGAACTACG GTTGTCAAGGGGTGACAAGGGCAACTTGTTTATATTGAAGATGTTTGATCCCACTTACCGAATCCCTCTCTGA
- the LOC106303950 gene encoding D-cysteine desulfhydrase 2, mitochondrial gives MKVQRSTFFTVNLKSNLHHFHSSQGIAISELDPVSRLLDRKWGLQSPATPIHQISVSSAKGIGKLSFLNNTRPRLGDEVSKKGSSFYILRDDLLHPLVNGNKARKLDALLPLLQDHKITDLVTCGGCQSAHTAAVAVSCAERGVRSHLLLRGEQPEVLTGYNLVSTMYGNVEYVPRSKYANREEMLRTHADLVAGEDGSVLCAKDLEAIDGFSTSQAASSRKVLIVNEGAGDALALLGMFRLVKYLSEDHLLGKKSRVRFVVDAGTGTSAVGLGVAAMSLGLPWEINAVMLADTLENYKRHEHRLLEEFRRQFLPSIVCSRLDTTKWAERQRPRKFGKVLEGEVEMCRKIAQETGVLVDPMYTLAAWETATELVEDEDSSIVVMLHTGGTLGMFGLAQRYKSFFTNLKH, from the exons ATGAAGGTCCAACGGTCAACTTTTTTCACAGTCAACTTGAAATCGAACCTTCATCACTTTCACTCGTCTCAG GGAATTGCTATATCAGAGCTCGATCCCGTGTCGAGGTTACTCGATAGGAAGTGGGGGTTACAGAGTCCCGCAACTCCAATTCATCAAATCAGTGTTTCTTCCGCTAAAGGAATCGGCAAACTCTCCTTCTTGAACAACACTCGTCCACGTCTCGGAGATGAAGTCTCTAAAAAAGGATCGTCTTTTTACATTCTGAGAGACGATCTTTTGCATCCTCTTGTCAACGGTAACAAAGCTAGAAAGCTTGATGCTTTGCTACCGCTTCTTCAGGATCATAAAATCACTGACTTG GTTACATGTGGAGGTTGTCAGAGTGCACACACAGCTGCTGTTG CTGTTTCGTGTGCCGAGAGAGGTGTGAGATCACATCTGCTACTGCGTGGAGAGCAGCCCGAGGTTTTGACCGGTTATAACCTCGTTTCAACCATGTATGGAAACGTTGAGTATGTTCCGAGATCGAAGTATGCGAATAGGGAGGAGATGCTGAGAACTCACGCTGATCTTGTCGCTGGGGAAGACGGTTCTGTCTTATGTGCTAAAGACCTTGAGGCTATTGATGGTTTTTCGACTTCCCAGGCTGCTTCTTCTAGAAAGGTTTTGATCGTTAATGAAGGCGCAGGAGATGCTCTTGCGTTACTCG GTATGTTTCGGTTAGTGAAGTATTTGTCAGAAGATCATTTACTTGGGAAGAAGAGTCGTGTCAGGTTTGTAGTTGATGCTGGTACGGGAACATCTGCTGTGGGATTAGGAGTTGCAGCTATGTCTTTAGG GCTTCCCTGGGAGATCAATGCAGTGATGTTAGCTGATACACTCGAAAACTACAAAAGACATGAACATCGCTTGTTAGAAGAGTTTAGGAGGCAGTTTCTTCCCTCCATCGTTTGCAGCCGCTTGGATACGACCAAATGGGCAGAACGTCAACGCCCGAGAAA GTTTGGGAAGGTCTTGGAAGGAGAAGTGGAGATGTGTCGGAAGATTGCGCAAGAGACGGGTGTTTTAGTGGATCCAATGTATACTTTAGCTGCTTGGGAGACGGCAACAGAGCTTGTGGAGGACGAGGATTCGAGCATTGTAGTGATGCTTCACACTGGAGGCACTCTTGGGATGTTTGGTCTTGCTCAAAGATATAAATCTTTCTTCACTAACTTGAAACATTAG
- the LOC106306165 gene encoding regulator of G-protein signaling 1 produces the protein MGGGCAKHGGCPSDYFAVVIAVICFFVLLSRSVFPCLIHKAPRTNSSSFWIPVIQVFSSFNLLFSIVMSVNLLQFKSQHWRRYCYLWAVWVEGPLGFGLLMSCRITQAFQLYFIFVKKRLPPVKSYVFLPLVLLPWIFGAAIIHARKPLSNECHLGLQWTFPVAGLHALYVLALVAFTRAVRHVEFRFDELRDLWKGILVSAASVVIWVTAFVLNEILTEISWLQVASRFVLLVTGGVLVVVFFSISSNQPLLSQISLKKKDNFEFQRMSLALGIPDSGLLFRKEEFRPVDPNEPLDKLLLNKRFRQSLMEFADSCYAGETLHFYEEVYEHGKIPEGDSIRRIYMARHIMEKFIVAGAEMEVNLSHKTRQEILTTQDLTHPDLFKNALNEVMQLIKMNLLRDYWSSIYFIKFKEEESCDKEGWSFSPPRISSVQGSDDPFYQEHLSKSPPTSRCTSPG, from the exons ATGGGGGGTGGATGCGCTAAACATGGAGGTTGTCCTAGCGATTACTTCGCCGTTGTCATAGCTGTTATCTGCTTCTTCGT GCTTTTGTCTCGATCGGTCTTTCCATGTTTGATACACAAGGCTCCTCGTACTAACAGTAGCAGCTTCTGGATCCCTGTCATTCAAGTCTTCTCCAGTTTCAACCTCCTCTTCTCCATTGTG ATGTCAGTCAATCTGCTTCAGTTCAAGTCGCAACATTGGCGGCGATATTGCTATCTTTGGGCAG TGTGGGTGGAAGGACCACTTGGATTCGGTTTGCTCATGAGCTGCCGTATTACTCAGGCCTTTCAACTCTACTTCATATTCGTCAA GAAACGTCTACCACCTGTAAAGTCATACGTCTTTCTCCCCCTTGTTTTGTTGCCATGGATCTTCGGAGCTGCAA TAATCCATGCAAGAAAGCCTCTCAGCAACGAATGCCACTTGGGTCTTCAATGGACTTTCCCAGTTGCAGGCCTCCATGCTCTTTACGTCCTTGCTTTAGTTGCATTCACCAGAGCCGTCCGTCACGTAGAGTTTCGTTTTGATGAGCTTAGAGATCTCTGGAAAGGGATTCTCGTCTCAGCTGCTTCAGTCGTTATATGGGTGACAGCGTTTGTGTTGAATGAGATTCTCACAGAAATCTCTTGGCTTCAAGTCGCTTCAAGATTTGTGCTCTTAGTCACG GGTGGGGTTCTTGTGGTTGTCTTCTTTTCCATCTCGAGCAATCAACCTCTTCTCTCACAAATCAGCCTTAAGAAGAAAGACAACTTTGAGTTTCAGAGAATGAGTCTAGCTCTAGGCATACCTGATAGTGGTTTGTTATTTCGAAAGGAGGAGTTTCGACCTGTTGATCCTAATGAGCCGCTTGATAAGCTTCTTCTCAATAAAAGGTTTCGCCAATCTCTTATGGAGTTTGCGGATAG CTGCTACGCTGGAGAAACGTTGCATTTCTATGAAGAAGTGTATGAACATGGTAAAATACCTGAAGGTGATTCGATAAGAAGAATCTACATGGCTCGACATATCATGGAGAAGTTCATCGTCGCAG GAGCGGAAATGGAAGTGAACTTATCACATAAAACCAGGCAAGAGATCTTGACCACTCAAGACCTAACTCACCCTGATCTCTTCAAGAACGCATTAAATGAAGTGATGCAATTGATCAAGATG AACCTGTTGAGAGATTACTGGTCATCCATCTACTTCATCAAGTTCAAGGAAGAAGAAAGCTGCGATAAGGAAGGATGGAGTTTCTCTCCTCCAAGGATAAGTTCAGTTCAAGGCTCTGATGATCCTTTCTATCAAGAACATTTGTCAAAGAGTCCCCCCACTTCCAGATGCACTAGTCCCGGTTAA